A genomic region of Herbaspirillum sp. DW155 contains the following coding sequences:
- a CDS encoding DNA modification methylase: MQTPYQDDLFGASPVDGGKSVEQRANEQSGTFTPNMKLPIHRWFRYSAGFSSDWVRSVIQQYNPVAVLDPFVGSGTVCVEADIAGVPSFGVESHPFVFRLAHGKLAWSTSIEEFRSAIAEVEKRAALSSLELPPKVPDLLVKCYEPQVLLELLKLRQAAIDVSPELAIGARSLLFLAINSILRPTSHVGTAQWQYVLPNKRKATVTMPAEALTAQSLIMAEDMAKVRSERSASIATLLQGDARQLAGVPDQSVDLVVTSPPYANNYDYADATRLEMTFWGEIDSWGDLHGAVRKFLICSSSQHASKEKLKLDELLARPSLAPIRDEISKVCNELAVVRMTKGGSKHYHTMIAAYYSDMGETLKALRRVTKSGSNMCLVIGDSAPYGVHAPAEKWLGAQAIACGFSEWSFEKIRERNVKWKNRKHDVPLHEGRLWIRG, from the coding sequence ATGCAAACTCCATATCAAGATGATCTTTTTGGCGCGTCTCCGGTAGATGGGGGCAAGAGCGTCGAACAACGCGCTAACGAGCAGTCTGGCACATTCACCCCCAATATGAAACTTCCGATACACAGGTGGTTTAGGTACTCGGCTGGATTCTCTTCCGATTGGGTGCGGAGCGTTATCCAACAGTACAATCCTGTTGCAGTTTTGGACCCTTTCGTCGGTTCCGGTACAGTTTGTGTCGAGGCTGACATTGCAGGTGTCCCTTCTTTTGGCGTCGAATCACATCCATTTGTCTTTAGACTAGCGCATGGTAAGTTGGCCTGGTCGACTTCTATAGAAGAGTTCAGAAGCGCCATCGCTGAGGTAGAAAAACGTGCTGCGCTTTCTTCGCTGGAGCTTCCCCCAAAGGTTCCAGACCTCCTAGTGAAATGCTACGAACCGCAAGTACTGCTGGAATTGTTAAAGCTGAGACAGGCTGCAATCGATGTCTCGCCAGAACTCGCAATTGGGGCGCGCTCCCTGTTGTTTTTAGCTATTAACTCCATCTTGCGACCGACAAGCCATGTCGGTACTGCGCAGTGGCAATACGTTCTGCCGAACAAACGTAAAGCTACGGTTACCATGCCTGCTGAAGCGCTTACCGCTCAATCATTGATCATGGCCGAAGACATGGCAAAAGTCAGATCTGAACGCTCCGCCTCGATCGCGACACTATTGCAAGGCGACGCCCGCCAGCTCGCTGGCGTTCCCGACCAATCAGTAGACCTTGTTGTGACCTCACCACCATACGCGAACAATTATGACTATGCTGATGCGACGCGACTGGAAATGACCTTTTGGGGCGAGATTGATTCGTGGGGTGACCTGCATGGAGCTGTAAGAAAATTTCTGATTTGTTCAAGCTCGCAGCACGCTTCTAAGGAAAAATTGAAATTAGACGAGCTGCTTGCCAGACCTTCATTAGCCCCCATCAGGGATGAAATCTCCAAGGTGTGCAATGAGCTCGCAGTTGTCAGGATGACAAAAGGCGGGAGTAAGCACTATCATACGATGATTGCCGCTTACTATTCGGATATGGGAGAAACTCTCAAGGCGCTGCGGAGAGTGACCAAAAGCGGCAGTAATATGTGCCTGGTTATAGGCGATTCGGCACCATACGGCGTTCACGCGCCGGCTGAAAAGTGGCTAGGGGCGCAGGCTATAGCCTGTGGTTTCAGCGAGTGGTCGTTTGAAAAAATACGTGAGCGCAACGTAAAGTGGAAAAATAGGAAGCATGATGTTCCGCTTCACGAAGGTAGACTTTGGATAAGGGGATAA
- a CDS encoding PAAR domain-containing protein has product MSRPFITIGDKTSHGGTVISGDQTFLIHGKAVAGIGDLTFCPRCKGTFPITTGAEDMITNGKAPAREGDRTACGAVLMATQAVTTHSIEQDAGTAANASAAASTVTNALPPADSGICLSCLMNAAKSGATMIVRD; this is encoded by the coding sequence ATGAGTCGTCCATTCATCACCATTGGAGACAAGACCAGCCATGGCGGCACGGTCATCAGCGGCGATCAGACCTTTCTGATCCATGGCAAGGCCGTGGCAGGCATCGGCGATCTGACCTTCTGCCCGCGCTGCAAAGGGACCTTCCCGATCACCACCGGTGCCGAAGACATGATCACTAACGGCAAGGCACCTGCTCGCGAGGGAGACCGCACCGCATGTGGTGCGGTCCTGATGGCCACACAGGCGGTCACTACCCACTCCATCGAACAGGATGCAGGTACGGCCGCCAACGCTTCCGCTGCCGCCAGCACCGTGACCAATGCACTGCCCCCAGCAGATTCTGGCATCTGCCTCAGTTGCCTGATGAATGCAGCGAAGTCCGGCGCAACCATGATCGTGCGCGACTGA
- a CDS encoding DUF4123 domain-containing protein: protein MPQLKLYALVDGFHYQAHYEKTLEEDLHVRGLFLGTVDAHLAPSGPWLLDAEDAPADLHDNVTRLEARSPAVSWLISSMDLGEMAATLQARVQVLLPDGRQALLRLWDPRALANAARDFDEAQRSYLFDGITEWLFFMDGRRVRIGRHHAQNH from the coding sequence ATGCCGCAACTCAAGCTATATGCCCTGGTGGATGGCTTTCACTACCAGGCTCATTATGAAAAGACCCTGGAGGAAGATCTGCACGTGCGCGGACTCTTCCTCGGTACAGTCGATGCGCACCTCGCTCCATCAGGACCGTGGCTGCTGGATGCCGAAGACGCCCCCGCCGATCTGCACGACAATGTGACACGACTGGAGGCAAGGTCGCCCGCAGTGTCATGGCTCATCAGTTCAATGGATCTGGGTGAAATGGCGGCCACGCTGCAGGCCCGCGTGCAGGTCTTGCTGCCAGACGGTCGACAGGCCCTGCTGCGTTTATGGGATCCGCGAGCGCTGGCCAATGCCGCGCGGGATTTTGATGAGGCGCAGCGTAGCTATCTGTTCGATGGGATTACCGAATGGCTGTTTTTCATGGATGGCCGCCGTGTGCGCATTGGAAGGCATCATGCTCAGAATCACTGA
- a CDS encoding restriction endonuclease fold toxin 5 domain-containing protein, which yields MGFLAIPFVPAISAEVAAWLGLAGTAAVAGGAAAVYTNSKKAEEAQSKPLAQVDVTKQSEKCKECPPNGGAVVSRRWNMSDISREYQARVTGFAPYTEWAFSGVDFDGFRSPECLLQEAKARYAQFFDQEADKPKFFFSFTGYRKLLTQAAKQNAVTTASSPARLNWYFMEKFVANHMRRRFSARGLLITVVFMP from the coding sequence ATGGGCTTTCTCGCTATCCCGTTCGTACCGGCCATCTCTGCTGAGGTAGCAGCATGGCTGGGACTAGCTGGCACTGCTGCCGTAGCCGGTGGAGCCGCTGCGGTCTATACAAATTCCAAGAAGGCTGAAGAAGCTCAAAGCAAGCCGCTTGCCCAAGTGGACGTGACAAAGCAGAGCGAAAAATGTAAGGAATGTCCGCCTAACGGTGGCGCAGTAGTATCGCGGCGATGGAATATGTCCGATATCTCTCGCGAGTACCAAGCGCGAGTGACGGGCTTTGCGCCCTATACTGAGTGGGCATTTTCTGGCGTGGACTTTGATGGATTCCGTTCTCCTGAATGCCTCTTGCAGGAGGCCAAAGCAAGATACGCCCAATTTTTTGATCAAGAGGCGGACAAGCCCAAGTTCTTTTTTTCGTTCACCGGATATAGGAAGCTTCTGACGCAAGCAGCAAAGCAAAATGCGGTGACTACAGCATCGTCTCCTGCACGTCTCAATTGGTACTTCATGGAGAAATTCGTTGCCAACCATATGCGGCGCCGGTTCAGCGCCAGAGGTTTACTCATCACTGTGGTTTTTATGCCCTAA
- a CDS encoding immunity 52 family protein, with protein sequence MNIQFAYKAGIDTLPSIPEQLNQLWKVATSLDKIGMPLEDWCPPADTPDNARRNVAFEKNGPSEAAISIFKEEEKNDPSATFRALGVWNGQEDIGGAVILHELSVASNSSNSAFEINAKAVHTLEEKGNIVQIINTLLEIFPAPFIQVSPPPYETRHAVFEDRPCVGWMLYLPEILTPAQVPEAPELIPVWDKDKKQKGTIVVSVPNETFSVKNKEHIKVANAIEIRLADQDLLPRFSNL encoded by the coding sequence ATGAATATTCAGTTCGCTTATAAAGCCGGCATCGATACCCTTCCTAGTATTCCCGAACAGCTCAATCAGCTATGGAAGGTAGCTACGTCGCTAGACAAAATAGGTATGCCGCTTGAAGACTGGTGCCCGCCAGCGGATACACCTGACAATGCACGCCGCAACGTCGCTTTTGAGAAAAATGGGCCGTCGGAGGCGGCTATTTCTATTTTCAAAGAAGAGGAAAAAAACGATCCATCAGCAACCTTTAGAGCATTAGGTGTATGGAACGGTCAGGAAGATATTGGTGGAGCAGTCATCCTGCATGAACTATCTGTCGCGTCGAATAGTTCGAACTCGGCCTTTGAAATCAATGCAAAAGCCGTTCATACTCTGGAGGAAAAGGGGAATATTGTTCAGATTATCAATACACTTCTAGAAATCTTCCCTGCACCCTTTATCCAGGTCAGCCCTCCTCCGTACGAAACCCGACATGCCGTCTTCGAAGATCGCCCATGCGTCGGCTGGATGCTGTATTTGCCTGAGATACTGACACCCGCACAGGTGCCAGAGGCTCCAGAGCTGATTCCAGTTTGGGACAAAGACAAGAAGCAGAAAGGAACGATCGTCGTCAGCGTTCCGAACGAAACGTTCTCTGTAAAAAACAAGGAGCACATCAAGGTTGCAAACGCGATTGAGATTCGCCTTGCAGATCAAGACTTGCTTCCTCGTTTTTCGAATCTATAG
- a CDS encoding phage portal protein translates to MKHRARRRAAASANTVPAKVEAPPSPAVEAFSFGDPSPVLEGRDMLADVECYRNGDWYEPPLSMGGLAKSLNASVHHASAIWCKVNILASTFQPSAVLSRGDFTRLALDFLLFGNCYAERRESMTGKLLSLKPALAKYTRVGVESGRYFFVNGWRDTYEFERDTIWHLQAPDINQEVYGVPQYVSALQSAWLNESATLFRRRYYLNGSHAGFILYMTDTASNVNDVDKLREAMRNSKGPGNFRNLFVYAPGGKKDGLQILPVSEIAAKDEFFNIKNCTRDDVLAAHRVPPQLLGTMPNNTGGFGDVTKAAAVFGCNEIEPLQAQFLSLNEWAGQDVVRFRPYQLPTNEGK, encoded by the coding sequence ATGAAACACAGAGCACGCCGCCGCGCGGCTGCATCCGCCAATACCGTGCCGGCCAAGGTCGAGGCGCCGCCGTCGCCAGCCGTCGAGGCGTTTTCTTTTGGCGATCCGTCGCCCGTGCTGGAGGGGCGGGACATGCTCGCCGATGTCGAGTGCTACCGCAATGGCGATTGGTACGAGCCGCCCTTGAGCATGGGGGGCCTGGCCAAGTCCTTGAATGCCAGCGTTCATCACGCTAGTGCGATCTGGTGCAAGGTCAATATCCTGGCCTCGACCTTCCAGCCGTCCGCCGTATTGTCGCGCGGCGACTTCACGCGCCTGGCCCTGGATTTCCTGTTGTTCGGCAACTGCTATGCCGAGCGCCGCGAGAGCATGACGGGCAAGCTTTTGAGCCTCAAGCCGGCATTGGCCAAATACACGCGCGTGGGCGTGGAGTCAGGGCGGTATTTCTTCGTCAATGGCTGGCGGGATACCTACGAATTCGAGCGCGACACCATTTGGCACTTGCAGGCGCCCGACATCAATCAGGAGGTGTATGGGGTGCCGCAGTACGTGAGCGCGCTGCAATCGGCCTGGCTCAATGAGTCAGCAACGCTCTTCCGCCGACGCTACTACCTCAACGGCTCGCATGCGGGCTTCATCCTATACATGACCGACACCGCCAGCAACGTCAACGACGTGGACAAGCTGCGCGAGGCGATGCGCAACAGCAAGGGACCGGGCAACTTTCGCAACCTGTTTGTGTATGCACCAGGCGGCAAGAAAGATGGCCTGCAGATCCTGCCGGTTTCCGAGATCGCGGCCAAGGACGAATTTTTCAATATCAAGAACTGCACTCGCGACGACGTGCTGGCCGCGCATCGCGTGCCGCCGCAATTGCTCGGGACCATGCCCAATAACACTGGCGGATTCGGCGATGTGACGAAGGCCGCTGCCGTCTTTGGCTGCAACGAGATTGAGCCGCTGCAGGCGCAGTTCCTTTCCTTGAACGAGTGGGCCGGTCAAGACGTGGTTCGGTTCCGCCCCTACCAACTTCCTACCAATGAGGGCAAATAA
- a CDS encoding terminase ATPase subunit family protein, whose protein sequence is MLEIPEDIKDNIDQAAEPRHVARRLYFEGWRISSIARHLKIKRSTVNSWKHRDEWEKVSRLERVEIALEARIVQLIAKEVKGNGEYKELDALMRQLVQAARVRRYEQPGGNETDLNPKLANRNAGPKKKPVRNEFSEEAQQRIVEAFNDSLFDYQKVWYRNGSERTRIILKSRQIGATWYFAREALIDAIQTGRNQIFLSASKSQAHVFKQYIIQFAKDACGVELSGDPIVLPNGAHLYFLGTNARTAQGYHGNFYFDEFFWTHNFTELNKVASGMALHKKWRKTYFSTPSATTHQAYPFWTGDAFNKRRAKGEKVNIDVSHKRLSSGFTGEDKIWRQIVTIMDAAAGGCDLFDIDELRDFEYSPDQFDNLLMCNFIDDSASVFPLADLQRGMVDSWVDWDDYKPFTARPFGHRPVWIGYDPSLTGDSAGCSVIAPPLVPGGNFRILERHQWRGKDFAEQAALIKEMCGRYNVQYIGIDTTGMGVGVYPLVKQFFPGATAISYSPEVKTRMVLKAQNIIRSGRLQFDAGWTDIAQSFMAIRKILTPSGRAVTYDAGRSEETGHADLAWSVMHALDYEPFEGTTANNTSSMEFF, encoded by the coding sequence ATGTTAGAAATTCCAGAAGACATCAAAGACAACATCGACCAGGCGGCCGAGCCTCGGCACGTTGCGCGCCGCCTGTATTTCGAGGGCTGGCGCATCTCGTCGATTGCGCGCCACCTGAAGATTAAGCGATCTACCGTCAATAGCTGGAAGCACCGCGATGAATGGGAAAAGGTCTCGCGCTTGGAGCGCGTAGAGATTGCCCTTGAAGCGCGCATAGTGCAACTGATCGCCAAGGAAGTAAAGGGCAATGGCGAGTATAAGGAACTCGATGCACTGATGCGCCAGCTTGTGCAGGCTGCGCGCGTGCGCCGCTATGAGCAGCCGGGCGGCAATGAGACCGACCTCAATCCCAAGCTCGCCAATCGCAATGCCGGCCCGAAGAAAAAGCCGGTGCGCAACGAGTTCAGCGAAGAGGCGCAGCAACGCATCGTCGAGGCATTCAACGATTCCCTGTTCGACTATCAAAAGGTCTGGTACCGAAACGGCAGCGAGCGCACTCGCATCATCCTGAAATCGCGCCAGATCGGCGCGACCTGGTACTTCGCCCGCGAAGCTTTGATTGATGCGATCCAGACCGGACGCAATCAGATTTTTCTCTCGGCCTCGAAATCGCAGGCGCACGTCTTCAAGCAATACATCATCCAGTTTGCGAAGGACGCATGTGGCGTGGAGCTGTCCGGCGATCCTATCGTGCTGCCCAATGGCGCGCACCTGTATTTCCTCGGCACGAACGCCCGAACGGCCCAGGGCTATCACGGCAACTTCTATTTCGATGAATTCTTCTGGACGCACAATTTCACCGAGCTGAACAAGGTGGCGTCAGGCATGGCCCTGCATAAGAAGTGGCGCAAAACCTACTTCTCGACACCCTCGGCCACCACGCACCAGGCCTATCCGTTCTGGACCGGTGATGCGTTCAACAAGCGCCGCGCCAAGGGCGAAAAGGTCAACATCGATGTGAGCCACAAGCGCCTGTCATCGGGCTTCACCGGTGAGGACAAAATCTGGCGCCAGATCGTCACGATCATGGACGCCGCTGCTGGTGGCTGCGACCTGTTCGACATCGACGAACTGCGCGACTTCGAATACTCGCCGGACCAGTTCGACAACCTGTTGATGTGTAACTTTATCGACGATTCCGCGTCGGTGTTCCCCCTGGCCGACCTGCAGCGCGGCATGGTGGATTCGTGGGTGGATTGGGACGACTATAAACCGTTCACGGCTCGCCCCTTTGGCCACCGCCCTGTGTGGATCGGCTATGACCCATCACTGACCGGCGACAGCGCCGGCTGTTCGGTGATTGCCCCGCCGCTGGTCCCTGGTGGCAATTTCCGCATCCTTGAACGCCACCAGTGGCGCGGTAAAGATTTTGCGGAACAGGCCGCGCTCATCAAGGAAATGTGCGGTCGCTACAACGTCCAGTACATCGGCATCGACACCACCGGCATGGGCGTGGGCGTCTATCCGCTGGTGAAGCAGTTCTTCCCTGGTGCGACCGCCATCAGCTACTCGCCCGAAGTCAAAACGCGGATGGTGCTGAAGGCCCAAAACATTATCCGCAGTGGCCGCCTGCAGTTCGATGCGGGCTGGACGGACATCGCGCAGTCCTTCATGGCCATTCGCAAGATCCTCACGCCCAGCGGCCGCGCTGTCACCTATGACGCTGGCCGCTCGGAAGAAACCGGCCACGCTGACTTGGCCTGGTCGGTCATGCACGCCCTCGACTATGAGCCCTTCGAAGGCACCACCGCTAACAACACATCATCTATGGAGTTCTTCTGA
- a CDS encoding GPO family capsid scaffolding protein, which yields MATKSKFFRVATEGATTDGRSISREQIQQMADSYNVKTYGARVWVEHLRSLLPDGPFKAYGDVLALKAEEVDTENGRRLALFAQIEPTPALIAMNKDRQKIFTSIELADKFADTGSSYLVGLAVTDSPASLGTEILQFSATNPKASPFTPRKLKPENLFSEAIEAKLEFEEDGPSVAETIKQLFSRIGGGEKKADAQHADVVAAMTAVAEKVGEFAQSAAQASKDVADAVARLEKLEKRVGDESTAAEQFRQTVNLTDKNSTQRPPATGGGSSGAVQTEF from the coding sequence ATGGCAACCAAGAGCAAATTTTTCCGCGTCGCGACCGAGGGCGCGACCACCGACGGCCGTAGCATCAGCCGCGAGCAAATCCAGCAGATGGCCGACAGCTATAACGTGAAAACCTACGGCGCTCGCGTGTGGGTCGAACATCTGCGCAGCCTGCTGCCCGATGGTCCGTTCAAGGCCTACGGCGATGTCCTGGCATTGAAGGCCGAAGAGGTCGACACCGAGAACGGTAGGCGCCTGGCTCTGTTCGCTCAGATCGAGCCGACGCCTGCGCTGATCGCCATGAACAAGGATCGCCAGAAGATCTTCACCAGCATCGAGCTGGCCGACAAGTTCGCGGATACCGGTAGCTCCTATCTCGTGGGCCTGGCTGTGACCGACAGCCCCGCCAGCCTGGGCACCGAGATTCTGCAGTTCTCGGCCACCAATCCCAAGGCCTCCCCCTTTACTCCCCGCAAGCTGAAGCCGGAGAACCTGTTCTCCGAAGCCATCGAGGCCAAGCTCGAATTCGAAGAAGACGGCCCGAGCGTGGCCGAGACCATCAAGCAGCTGTTCAGCCGCATCGGCGGTGGCGAGAAGAAGGCCGATGCCCAGCATGCCGATGTGGTTGCTGCAATGACCGCCGTGGCCGAGAAGGTCGGCGAGTTCGCGCAGTCTGCCGCGCAAGCGAGCAAGGATGTGGCCGACGCTGTGGCTCGCCTGGAGAAGCTGGAAAAGCGCGTGGGCGATGAATCGACCGCCGCCGAGCAGTTCCGCCAGACCGTCAACCTGACCGACAAGAACAGCACACAACGCCCGCCTGCCACCGGTGGCGGCAGCAGCGGCGCCGTGCAGACCGAGTTCTAA
- a CDS encoding phage major capsid protein, P2 family, with protein MKNQTRAAYNAYTARLASLNDVAGGAVHSTFSVDPTVQQKLEDKMQESSEFLSSINLIGVDEQEGEKIGLGVSGPIASRTDTRGDKRRSTRDASAMSNTRYRCEKTNFDTHITYAKLDAWAKFPDFQLRLANAILKRQALDRIMIGFNGVKVAADTNLDLYPLLQDVNKGWLQQIREQSPHRVMGLVGQDLPGKVVIGKGAGADYVNLDAAVYDAVTNLDPWYQDDTGLVVIVGRELLHDKYFPLINKDQAPTEALAADIIVSQKRIGGLPAVRVPSFPANAMLITRLDNLSIYFQNGGRRRRVVDEPKADRIENYESSNDAYVIEDEGLAALVENVVLQDAAAGGA; from the coding sequence ATGAAGAATCAGACCCGTGCCGCCTATAACGCCTACACTGCGCGCCTGGCGAGCCTGAATGATGTTGCCGGCGGTGCCGTCCATTCGACCTTCTCGGTGGACCCGACCGTGCAACAGAAGCTGGAAGACAAAATGCAGGAATCGTCCGAATTCCTGTCCAGCATCAACCTGATCGGCGTCGATGAGCAGGAAGGCGAAAAAATCGGCCTGGGCGTGTCCGGCCCCATCGCCAGCCGTACCGATACGCGCGGCGACAAGCGCCGCAGTACTCGCGACGCATCGGCCATGTCGAACACCCGCTATCGCTGCGAGAAGACCAATTTCGACACCCATATCACCTATGCCAAGTTGGATGCCTGGGCCAAGTTCCCGGACTTCCAACTGCGTCTGGCCAATGCGATCCTGAAACGCCAGGCGCTGGACCGCATCATGATCGGTTTCAACGGCGTGAAAGTGGCCGCCGATACCAATCTCGACCTGTATCCGCTGCTGCAGGACGTGAACAAGGGCTGGCTGCAGCAGATCCGCGAGCAGTCGCCGCATCGCGTCATGGGCCTGGTCGGCCAGGATCTGCCGGGCAAGGTGGTCATCGGCAAGGGCGCGGGCGCCGATTACGTGAACCTCGATGCCGCCGTGTATGACGCGGTGACCAATCTGGACCCGTGGTATCAGGACGATACGGGCCTCGTGGTCATCGTCGGCCGCGAGCTGCTGCACGACAAGTATTTCCCCTTGATCAACAAGGATCAGGCACCGACTGAAGCCCTGGCCGCTGACATCATCGTGAGCCAGAAGCGTATCGGCGGCCTGCCGGCGGTGCGCGTGCCGTCCTTCCCGGCCAATGCCATGCTGATTACCCGCCTGGACAACCTGTCGATCTACTTCCAGAACGGTGGCCGCCGCCGCCGTGTGGTCGATGAACCGAAGGCCGACCGCATCGAGAACTATGAATCGTCCAATGACGCCTACGTGATCGAGGATGAGGGCCTGGCCGCCCTGGTGGAAAACGTGGTGCTGCAGGATGCGGCAGCGGGCGGCGCCTGA
- the gpM gene encoding phage terminase small subunit: protein MSRLSPAARHRERMLGKLAASAGEPGGVTTGSAYELMLMKLHEDRRTLSNIQSIERKIEMKATLLPAYQDWIDGVLSGGRGAHDEVLVNVLVWHIDVGDYERALQLSAYALEHKFTLPDRYNRTLPTLLQDDFAGASLGGKLKDDPARAAEILQQVLAMTGNADTPDQARAKVHKALGLALLELVNQVDAENITAATADRATASLQHLTRASELHQAAGVKKEIERLERRLKKFAEPAK, encoded by the coding sequence ATGTCGCGCCTGTCTCCCGCCGCGCGCCACCGTGAGCGCATGCTCGGCAAGCTGGCGGCGTCTGCCGGCGAGCCGGGCGGCGTGACCACAGGCAGCGCCTACGAGTTGATGCTGATGAAGCTGCATGAGGACCGGCGCACGCTGTCCAACATCCAATCCATCGAACGCAAGATCGAAATGAAGGCCACCCTGCTGCCGGCCTATCAGGACTGGATTGATGGCGTGCTGTCGGGCGGCCGTGGTGCCCACGACGAAGTGCTGGTCAATGTGCTGGTGTGGCACATCGATGTCGGCGACTACGAACGCGCCTTGCAGCTCTCGGCCTATGCGCTGGAACACAAGTTCACTTTGCCGGATCGCTACAACCGGACCTTGCCCACGCTGCTGCAGGACGATTTCGCGGGCGCCAGCCTGGGCGGCAAGCTGAAGGATGACCCTGCCCGCGCGGCCGAGATCCTGCAACAGGTGCTGGCCATGACCGGCAATGCCGATACGCCCGACCAGGCGCGCGCCAAGGTGCATAAGGCGCTGGGCCTGGCCCTGCTGGAGCTGGTCAATCAGGTGGATGCCGAGAACATCACTGCGGCCACGGCCGACCGGGCCACGGCTTCGCTGCAGCACCTCACCCGGGCGAGCGAGCTGCACCAGGCGGCCGGCGTCAAGAAGGAAATCGAGCGGTTGGAGCGGCGACTCAAGAAGTTCGCCGAACCGGCCAAGTAA
- a CDS encoding head completion/stabilization protein: MSYIDEVPVTAAPTMPADVKAITNDGFFPDISMPAMRDAMRLDSTVTDARLRPALIDAILTANRLLRDWQAGHLASGVQKLEEVPALKVDGESQYVAHYRRAVYSFAKADIFESYRDYDTTASALTDKKNMEWMDMAPDVQRRNGHWAINDILGRTHATVELI, translated from the coding sequence ATGAGCTATATCGACGAGGTGCCGGTAACGGCGGCGCCGACCATGCCGGCCGATGTGAAGGCCATCACCAATGACGGATTTTTCCCCGACATCAGCATGCCGGCCATGCGGGATGCCATGCGGCTGGATTCGACGGTGACCGATGCGCGGCTCCGCCCGGCCCTGATAGACGCGATCCTGACGGCCAATCGACTGCTACGGGACTGGCAGGCGGGCCACCTGGCCAGTGGTGTTCAGAAGCTGGAAGAGGTGCCCGCGCTCAAGGTGGACGGCGAAAGCCAGTACGTCGCGCACTATCGTCGCGCCGTCTACAGCTTCGCCAAGGCTGACATCTTCGAGAGCTATCGGGACTACGACACCACCGCGAGCGCGCTGACCGACAAGAAAAACATGGAATGGATGGACATGGCGCCGGACGTGCAGCGCCGTAACGGCCATTGGGCCATCAATGACATTCTCGGCCGCACGCATGCGACCGTGGAGCTGATCTGA
- a CDS encoding tail protein X codes for MQVRSQQGDTLDALVFRYLGASSGYVEQALALNPALAALGAVLPAGTMVTLPAAVEAPSAAQDSISLWD; via the coding sequence ATGCAGGTACGCAGCCAGCAGGGAGATACGCTCGATGCGTTGGTGTTTCGCTACCTGGGCGCCAGTAGCGGCTATGTGGAGCAGGCGCTTGCGCTCAATCCTGCCTTGGCCGCGTTGGGGGCGGTGCTGCCGGCGGGCACGATGGTCACGCTGCCCGCTGCAGTGGAAGCACCCAGCGCGGCGCAAGACAGTATCAGCCTGTGGGACTGA